A DNA window from Candidatus Protochlamydia naegleriophila contains the following coding sequences:
- a CDS encoding DNA polymerase ligase N-terminal domain-containing protein, with amino-acid sequence MTLKDYQSKRDFKKTSEPRGKIRSPRTKGLEFVVQLHQASHLHYDFRLEVDGVLKSWAVPKGPSLDPADKRLAIQVEDHPFDYRTFEGIIPEGSYGAGEVIVWDEGTYDAVRASSKKESEHLIKQGLEKGRLSFILHGHKLQGEFSLVRFESQPKQWLLIKKKDEYASMTPVIEQNQSVLSNRTIQPKKK; translated from the coding sequence ATGACGCTGAAAGATTACCAAAGCAAAAGAGATTTTAAAAAGACCTCTGAACCTAGAGGGAAAATTCGCTCGCCGCGCACTAAAGGCCTGGAATTCGTTGTTCAACTGCATCAGGCCAGCCACCTGCATTACGACTTCCGGCTGGAAGTTGACGGAGTCCTGAAAAGCTGGGCCGTTCCAAAAGGGCCTTCACTCGATCCAGCTGATAAACGCCTTGCCATTCAAGTGGAAGATCACCCCTTCGACTATCGCACCTTCGAAGGAATAATCCCTGAAGGAAGTTATGGAGCAGGCGAGGTCATCGTATGGGATGAGGGCACCTATGATGCTGTGAGAGCCTCTTCGAAAAAGGAGAGCGAGCATTTGATCAAGCAAGGCCTAGAAAAAGGGCGCCTCAGCTTCATCTTACATGGGCACAAGCTGCAAGGAGAGTTTTCTCTGGTTAGATTTGAAAGCCAACCGAAGCAATGGCTGCTCATTAAGAAAAAGGATGAATACGCAAGCATGACTCCTGTCATAGAGCAAAATCAATCTGTTTTATCCAACCGCACCATCCAACCAAAAAAAAAGTAA
- the sdhB gene encoding succinate dehydrogenase iron-sulfur subunit: MAQTYILKIYRGQPGHQYWEEFELELIPYANVISSLMNIQRNPINIKGEKVTPVVWESGCLEEVCGSCSMLVNAYPRQACTALIEPIIKETGKRTITLAPLTKFPLVRDLIVDRSIMFDNLKKIHGWIDVDGTHQQGSGPKISPEKQKVMYSLSTCMTCGCCSEACPQINDHSPFIGPAAVSQARLFNANPIGKTQKDLRLHPLMEEGGIGNCGNNQNCVRVCPKNIPLTDSIAAISRDVTLQAIEDLFSFPDRQD, from the coding sequence ATGGCTCAAACTTATATTTTAAAGATTTACCGCGGGCAGCCAGGCCATCAATACTGGGAAGAGTTTGAGTTAGAGCTCATTCCTTATGCTAACGTCATTTCGTCTTTGATGAACATTCAGCGCAATCCCATCAATATTAAAGGGGAAAAAGTCACTCCGGTCGTATGGGAGTCGGGGTGTTTGGAAGAGGTTTGCGGATCTTGCTCCATGCTTGTCAATGCTTATCCGAGGCAGGCTTGTACAGCCCTAATTGAGCCCATTATCAAAGAAACGGGAAAACGCACCATTACGCTTGCTCCGCTGACTAAATTTCCTCTCGTGCGAGATCTGATTGTCGATCGCAGCATCATGTTTGATAACTTAAAAAAAATTCACGGGTGGATCGACGTCGATGGCACGCATCAGCAGGGCTCTGGGCCTAAAATTAGCCCCGAAAAGCAAAAAGTGATGTATTCTCTTTCTACGTGCATGACATGCGGCTGCTGCTCTGAAGCTTGCCCTCAAATCAACGACCATTCGCCCTTCATCGGTCCGGCAGCCGTTTCCCAGGCTCGCTTGTTTAATGCCAACCCGATTGGAAAAACGCAAAAAGACCTACGTTTGCACCCTTTAATGGAAGAAGGAGGAATCGGAAATTGTGGTAATAATCAAAATTGCGTTAGGGTCTGCCCCAAAAATATTCCTCTCACGGACTCCATTGCAGCCATTAGTCGCGATGTCACTCTGCAAGCCATCGAAGACCTTTTCAGTTTTCCTGACAGGCAAGATTAG
- a CDS encoding lipoate--protein ligase family protein: protein MEILNVVQFNRVPILQQLKWEEALLRADHRNWCLINQGSPPAIVMGISGKIAELVDRDKLQEAPLPVIRRFSGGGTVVVDENTLFITFICNAATLPIAPYPLPIMRWTQELYEPVFHPHSFQLRENDYVIGHKKFGGNAQSIVKNRWLHHSSLLWDYSSAYMDYLLMPPKMPTYREKRSHADFLCCLKDLWPSPQTFQTTFLHRLAQQFTVQEQPLSLLTQIAALPHRQATEVIAIGKQ from the coding sequence ATGGAAATTTTAAATGTTGTTCAGTTCAATCGCGTCCCCATCCTGCAGCAGCTAAAATGGGAAGAGGCATTATTGCGGGCGGATCACAGAAACTGGTGTTTGATCAATCAAGGATCTCCGCCTGCCATTGTCATGGGAATTTCAGGCAAAATTGCTGAGTTAGTTGATCGGGACAAATTGCAAGAAGCGCCTCTTCCTGTGATCCGTCGCTTTAGCGGAGGAGGAACGGTGGTTGTCGATGAAAATACGCTTTTTATCACCTTTATTTGCAATGCTGCCACCCTTCCCATAGCGCCCTATCCTCTTCCAATCATGCGCTGGACTCAAGAGCTTTACGAGCCAGTTTTTCATCCTCATTCCTTCCAGCTGCGAGAAAATGACTACGTCATTGGACATAAAAAGTTTGGCGGAAATGCCCAATCGATTGTGAAGAATCGCTGGCTTCATCACAGCTCTTTATTGTGGGATTACTCATCTGCCTACATGGACTATCTTTTGATGCCGCCTAAAATGCCAACCTACCGGGAAAAACGGTCGCATGCCGATTTTCTCTGCTGTCTGAAGGACCTTTGGCCTTCTCCTCAAACTTTTCAAACTACATTTTTGCATAGGCTTGCTCAGCAATTTACCGTGCAGGAGCAGCCTTTATCTCTTCTAACGCAAATTGCTGCTTTGCCCCATAGGCAGGCGACAGAAGTTATTGCTATTGGCAAGCAATAG
- a CDS encoding Ku protein, with amino-acid sequence MRALWTGALNFGLINIPVRLYSATQDHGLSFDMLHKKDLSPIRFARICKSDGKEVPYKDIVKGYEYQKGDYVVLVEEDFKQATVKKTKTIDILDFTFEKEIDPLYYEKPYYLEPDKGASKAYVLLREALKKSKKVGVAKFVLHNREHIAVIKPHDHLIILNQLRYQNEIKNTSNLHIPEKEVASSKEITMAIKLIDQLTSHFHLEDYHDTYTEELKAIIDDKLKGNKPKHAKAKEAKITPVKDIMAMLKESLEEHQRKSA; translated from the coding sequence ATGAGAGCTCTATGGACAGGTGCCTTAAATTTTGGACTCATCAACATTCCCGTCCGCCTCTATAGTGCAACGCAAGATCATGGCCTAAGCTTCGATATGCTTCACAAGAAAGACCTCTCTCCTATTCGCTTTGCTAGGATTTGCAAATCAGACGGCAAAGAGGTCCCTTATAAAGACATTGTCAAAGGATATGAATATCAAAAAGGAGACTACGTCGTCTTAGTCGAAGAAGATTTTAAACAGGCAACTGTCAAAAAGACCAAGACCATCGATATTCTCGATTTCACTTTTGAAAAAGAGATTGATCCTCTTTATTACGAGAAACCCTACTACTTAGAACCCGACAAAGGAGCCAGTAAGGCCTATGTCCTGTTGCGTGAAGCCCTAAAAAAATCCAAAAAGGTTGGTGTGGCCAAATTCGTTTTGCACAATCGAGAACATATTGCCGTGATTAAGCCGCATGATCATCTGATCATTTTAAATCAGCTCCGCTATCAAAACGAAATCAAGAATACATCCAATCTCCACATCCCTGAAAAAGAGGTGGCTTCAAGCAAAGAAATCACCATGGCCATTAAATTAATTGATCAGCTCACCTCCCATTTTCATCTCGAAGATTATCACGATACTTACACAGAAGAACTAAAAGCCATCATAGACGACAAGCTCAAAGGCAACAAGCCAAAACACGCCAAAGCGAAAGAAGCTAAGATTACTCCTGTCAAAGACATCATGGCGATGCTAAAAGAAAGTTTAGAAGAGCATCAACGCAAAAGTGCTTAA
- a CDS encoding AURKAIP1/COX24 domain-containing protein yields MSSVKKKRKYKIAKHKRKKRSRRDRHKGR; encoded by the coding sequence ATGTCTTCTGTTAAAAAGAAGCGCAAGTATAAGATTGCGAAGCATAAGCGCAAGAAGCGTAGCCGACGTGATCGGCACAAGGGAAGATAG
- the mnmG gene encoding tRNA uridine-5-carboxymethylaminomethyl(34) synthesis enzyme MnmG yields the protein MWKFPVRYDVIVIGGGHAGCEAALASARMGLRTLLLTMNLDTIAKMSCNPAVGGIAKGHIVREIDALGGEMGKVIDVTGIQYRMLNATKGPAVWAPRAQADKLAYQTEMKHRMEQTPNLEIKQGTIEDLVIENDRVCGVITKEGITYDCQAIVLSSGTFLRGLLHIGETNYSGGRAGDQPSVGMSASLEKYGLKLGRLKTGTPPRVNKRSIDYSHTEEQPGEPGVKFSYDDEGLPRLPQVSCHITYTTEETKQIILANIHRSPMYSGQIKGVGPRYCPSIEDKVVRFSDKERHQIFLEPEGLQTQEVYVNGVSSSLPFDVQLAFIRSIPALKHAEIMRPAYAIEYDYVVSGQIDFSLECKNVEGLFLAGQINGTSGYEEAAGQGLIAGINAANKVLGRSPLILKRSEAYIGVMIDDLVTKGLDEPYRMFTSRAEHRLLLRQDNADLRLRHYGYEAGLIDQTRYNRVRDKQRIMEEESQRLGKIFRQMNGKGYTLAQLLCRPENSYASLLQDYPDAIQDFGEDINFQIELNLKYAGYINRQTTEVAKLAHVENIQIPEGFDYQSVSGLRNEARQKLSKVCPQNLGQALRISGVSPADISILMISLMRHRPAEKGGMTSSSGCCELE from the coding sequence ATGTGGAAATTTCCTGTTCGTTATGATGTCATTGTAATTGGCGGCGGTCATGCCGGATGTGAAGCAGCGTTGGCGTCTGCCCGCATGGGTTTGCGTACACTGTTGTTGACAATGAATTTAGATACGATTGCCAAAATGAGTTGCAATCCGGCTGTCGGTGGAATCGCCAAGGGGCATATCGTAAGGGAGATTGACGCCCTTGGAGGGGAAATGGGGAAGGTGATCGATGTCACTGGAATCCAATACCGCATGTTGAATGCAACCAAGGGACCTGCCGTTTGGGCTCCCCGCGCACAGGCCGATAAGCTGGCTTATCAAACCGAGATGAAGCACCGGATGGAGCAGACGCCAAATCTTGAGATTAAGCAAGGGACAATCGAAGATTTAGTCATTGAGAATGATCGGGTATGTGGTGTCATTACGAAAGAAGGGATTACCTATGACTGCCAGGCCATCGTTCTTTCATCTGGAACGTTTTTACGCGGCCTCCTACACATTGGAGAGACAAATTATTCTGGCGGCAGGGCTGGAGATCAGCCATCGGTTGGCATGTCGGCTAGCTTAGAAAAATACGGGTTGAAACTTGGGCGTCTAAAAACGGGAACGCCTCCGCGAGTTAACAAGCGCTCAATTGATTACAGCCATACCGAAGAGCAGCCAGGCGAGCCAGGTGTCAAATTTTCTTATGACGATGAAGGATTGCCACGCCTTCCTCAAGTCTCTTGCCACATTACCTATACAACTGAAGAGACTAAACAGATCATTCTGGCTAACATCCACCGCTCTCCCATGTATTCTGGCCAGATCAAAGGCGTAGGCCCGCGCTATTGCCCCTCGATCGAAGATAAAGTGGTCCGCTTTTCAGATAAAGAGCGGCACCAAATTTTCTTGGAACCAGAAGGATTACAGACTCAGGAAGTCTATGTCAATGGCGTATCCTCTTCATTACCCTTCGATGTCCAATTAGCTTTCATCCGCAGCATCCCGGCCTTAAAGCATGCCGAAATCATGCGACCAGCTTATGCGATCGAATACGATTATGTTGTAAGCGGGCAGATTGACTTTTCTCTGGAATGCAAAAACGTTGAAGGGCTCTTTTTAGCCGGTCAAATCAATGGAACCTCGGGCTACGAAGAAGCCGCTGGACAGGGCCTCATTGCAGGAATCAACGCGGCTAACAAGGTCCTTGGAAGAAGCCCTCTCATTTTAAAGCGTTCGGAAGCCTATATTGGTGTCATGATCGATGACCTCGTCACTAAAGGATTGGATGAGCCTTACCGGATGTTTACAAGCCGGGCTGAGCACCGTTTATTGCTCCGCCAGGATAACGCCGATTTGCGTTTGCGCCACTATGGATACGAAGCTGGATTGATCGATCAAACACGCTACAATCGCGTGCGCGATAAACAGCGCATCATGGAAGAAGAGAGCCAAAGACTTGGAAAAATCTTTAGGCAAATGAACGGAAAGGGATATACACTGGCTCAGCTTCTGTGTCGTCCAGAAAACTCTTATGCTTCTCTTTTACAGGACTATCCAGATGCCATCCAGGATTTTGGCGAGGACATCAATTTTCAAATTGAGCTTAACTTGAAATATGCCGGCTACATCAATCGCCAAACAACCGAAGTAGCCAAGCTGGCACATGTTGAAAATATTCAGATTCCTGAAGGATTTGATTATCAATCAGTGTCCGGATTGCGCAATGAAGCGAGGCAAAAGCTTAGCAAAGTATGCCCCCAAAATCTAGGACAGGCATTGCGCATTTCGGGTGTTTCGCCAGCCGATATTTCAATTTTGATGATCTCTCTTATGCGCCATCGCCCAGCCGAAAAAGGAGGCATGACTTCTTCTTCTGGTTGCTGTGAATTGGAATAA
- a CDS encoding ArnT family glycosyltransferase: MSSQTLFYFKRLSFLLAAKIFLVLGVILWGGVGLGPDEAQYWTWSQKLDWGYYSKPPGIAWQIWLGTQLVGQTELGVRLFALLWATGQAYLVFALALQAGLQSRSAFWSAVLMALSPIGLIGALLAITDGGCLFFWTLASLVVVQALRREEAPSPLLVGLCLLGGALFKWPVYLFWLFFLLARWRWFPQQPLTRVFAGAAISLCGLLPSVWWNMTHEWATFRHVSSTLQGGHGSPGGNFFEFVGSQALLLSPVLFVLMLVSWFGCMRRPRFLQPALFFCGGVSLICLAGASGLSLFQKVQGNWISFAYPTGLVWLAWYASEWRPNLSKWLTVGVYVSVVLTSCLLTLPWLYTADQWRPRQLSHRMNPFKHNMGWDRLDEALQRADYNPETDFLISDKYQTTSILSFYGPMQKRAYFLNLQGARHNQFSYWPSMVDEQQGKTGYFVWTENQPHLEREWRGKLDFYQNELERYFEKVEFLGLTPLLYDQQRAVKGAFIFKCSICKKGALPTTTLY; the protein is encoded by the coding sequence ATGTCATCCCAGACTCTTTTCTATTTCAAGCGTTTGTCTTTCTTATTAGCGGCTAAAATTTTTTTAGTGTTGGGAGTGATTTTGTGGGGAGGGGTTGGCCTGGGTCCCGATGAGGCTCAGTATTGGACATGGAGTCAGAAACTCGATTGGGGCTATTATAGCAAGCCTCCCGGAATTGCCTGGCAGATTTGGCTTGGCACGCAGCTTGTTGGTCAAACAGAGCTAGGAGTGCGCCTCTTTGCCTTATTGTGGGCGACTGGGCAAGCCTATTTAGTCTTTGCACTTGCCCTTCAGGCTGGTCTGCAATCTAGATCTGCTTTTTGGAGCGCCGTTTTGATGGCTTTATCACCGATTGGATTGATCGGTGCTTTACTTGCCATTACGGATGGGGGTTGTCTATTTTTCTGGACGTTAGCCTCTTTGGTCGTGGTTCAAGCCTTAAGGCGTGAAGAGGCTCCTTCACCTCTTTTAGTGGGGCTTTGTTTGCTGGGCGGAGCATTATTCAAGTGGCCGGTTTATTTATTTTGGCTTTTCTTTTTGCTTGCCCGCTGGCGTTGGTTTCCTCAGCAGCCTCTCACACGCGTTTTTGCAGGTGCTGCTATTTCTTTATGCGGGCTTTTGCCAAGCGTGTGGTGGAATATGACTCATGAGTGGGCCACTTTTCGCCATGTCTCATCTACTCTACAAGGCGGGCATGGGTCGCCTGGGGGGAATTTTTTTGAATTTGTTGGATCGCAAGCTTTGCTGCTCTCACCGGTCTTATTTGTTTTAATGCTCGTGAGTTGGTTTGGCTGCATGCGCAGGCCGCGCTTTTTACAGCCTGCCCTGTTTTTTTGCGGAGGTGTCTCTCTGATTTGCCTAGCTGGAGCTTCAGGATTGTCTCTTTTTCAGAAGGTGCAAGGCAATTGGATCAGTTTTGCTTATCCTACGGGGCTTGTTTGGCTGGCGTGGTATGCAAGTGAATGGCGTCCCAATTTATCGAAATGGCTGACAGTTGGTGTTTATGTTTCGGTTGTTTTGACAAGCTGTTTATTGACTCTTCCTTGGCTCTATACCGCCGATCAGTGGCGCCCTCGCCAACTCTCTCACCGGATGAATCCATTTAAACACAACATGGGGTGGGATCGATTAGACGAAGCACTTCAGCGTGCCGATTACAATCCGGAAACGGATTTTTTAATCAGTGATAAGTATCAAACGACGAGCATCTTGAGCTTTTATGGTCCCATGCAGAAGCGCGCTTACTTTCTCAATTTGCAAGGGGCGCGCCATAATCAATTTTCTTATTGGCCTAGCATGGTCGATGAACAGCAAGGCAAGACCGGCTATTTTGTCTGGACCGAGAATCAGCCCCATCTCGAGCGGGAGTGGAGGGGTAAGTTGGATTTTTATCAAAATGAACTGGAACGCTATTTTGAAAAGGTAGAATTCTTAGGCTTAACACCTCTTCTTTATGATCAGCAAAGAGCTGTAAAAGGGGCATTCATTTTTAAATGTTCTATTTGCAAAAAGGGCGCTCTGCCAACTACCACTCTTTATTAA
- a CDS encoding DUF1761 domain-containing protein, which translates to MFLEDVPVSYFAVIVAALAYFILGAIWYSPAVFGHRSMKHDAVLDDDFKKTPVILAYIGELIISFVLAYILALFIEITQAREILEGVVVALWIWLGFIATTHFSAVLWARKTLKSFFIHAGFMLFGFLLMGILIPALR; encoded by the coding sequence ATGTTCTTGGAAGATGTTCCCGTCAGCTACTTTGCCGTGATAGTGGCTGCTTTGGCTTATTTTATTTTGGGTGCGATTTGGTATTCTCCTGCCGTTTTTGGACATCGCTCAATGAAGCATGATGCTGTATTGGATGACGATTTCAAAAAAACTCCTGTTATTTTGGCATACATTGGCGAGTTGATTATTTCCTTTGTCTTAGCCTATATTTTGGCACTTTTTATTGAGATCACCCAAGCCCGTGAAATCTTGGAGGGTGTTGTCGTTGCGCTTTGGATTTGGTTAGGGTTCATTGCTACGACCCATTTCTCAGCCGTTTTATGGGCACGTAAAACGCTTAAGAGTTTCTTCATTCATGCCGGATTTATGTTGTTTGGCTTTCTTCTCATGGGAATTCTGATTCCTGCCCTTCGTTAA
- the sdhA gene encoding succinate dehydrogenase flavoprotein subunit, translated as MACKDKEVIVVGGGLAGLSAAMKLAENGCRVKIVSVTKVKRSHSVCAQGGINAAMNLKGEDDSPLIHAYDTIKGGDFLANQPPVLEMCLAAPAIIQMMARFGCPFNRTPEGNLDFRRFGGTLYNRTAFCGASTGQQLLYALDEQVRKYEVMGRVKKFEAHEFMRLVMDEQGLARGIVIMDLFNMKLEVLKADAVVIATGGIGMIFKKSTNSTFCTGAANGRLFKQGMLYANGEFIQIHPTAIPGHDKLRLMSESARGEGGRIWVYGDSTKRIQMPDGKEVPCGKTGEPWYFLEELYPAFGNLVPRDIGAREVLRICEMGLGINGEMQVYLDVSHLSDEKKEKLKAILEIYQKFTGDDPKKVPMRIFPAMHYTMGGAWVDWPAADDPDRFERYRQMTNLRGCFNIGESDYQYHGANRLGANALLACIFSGLVAGQEVPRYLDNLKSSYHDTPVAVFEEALKAEHDIKQDILSRNGPENIHQLHDELSEWMLANVTVKRDNQGLQKTMDKLKELRERYKHISLDDKSQFANQTYAFANQFGPMLELAMVITKGALLRDEFRGAHYKPEFPERDDENWLKTTLASYSLALDEPTITYEPVDLRHLKPILRDYTHAKKVKPKLENIPTNIVLPI; from the coding sequence ATGGCGTGCAAAGATAAAGAAGTCATTGTTGTTGGTGGCGGATTAGCGGGCTTGTCGGCAGCCATGAAGCTGGCAGAAAACGGGTGCCGCGTCAAAATTGTGTCTGTCACCAAGGTAAAGCGCTCTCACTCAGTTTGTGCGCAAGGCGGCATCAATGCGGCGATGAATTTAAAAGGAGAGGATGACTCTCCGTTGATTCATGCCTATGACACCATTAAAGGGGGGGACTTTCTGGCCAATCAACCTCCCGTCCTGGAGATGTGTTTGGCGGCTCCAGCCATCATCCAGATGATGGCTCGCTTTGGATGCCCTTTCAATCGCACACCCGAAGGAAATTTGGATTTCAGGCGCTTTGGGGGGACGCTTTACAACCGCACAGCTTTTTGTGGGGCATCAACCGGCCAGCAGCTTCTTTATGCGCTCGATGAACAGGTACGAAAGTACGAGGTCATGGGACGGGTCAAAAAATTCGAGGCGCATGAATTTATGCGTCTGGTCATGGATGAGCAAGGCCTTGCGAGGGGCATTGTGATCATGGACCTCTTCAATATGAAGCTTGAGGTACTTAAAGCTGACGCGGTTGTCATTGCTACCGGCGGCATCGGCATGATTTTTAAAAAGTCTACTAACTCAACTTTTTGTACGGGAGCGGCTAATGGCAGGCTGTTTAAGCAAGGGATGTTGTATGCCAACGGAGAATTCATTCAAATTCACCCAACTGCCATTCCAGGACATGACAAGCTTCGGCTGATGTCGGAGTCTGCTCGTGGTGAGGGAGGACGCATTTGGGTTTACGGGGATTCTACTAAGCGTATTCAGATGCCAGACGGCAAAGAAGTTCCCTGTGGAAAGACAGGCGAGCCTTGGTATTTCCTGGAAGAGCTGTATCCGGCCTTCGGCAATCTTGTGCCTCGCGATATTGGCGCAAGAGAAGTGTTGCGCATTTGCGAGATGGGGCTTGGCATTAATGGCGAGATGCAAGTGTACTTGGATGTTTCTCATCTATCAGATGAGAAAAAAGAGAAATTAAAGGCCATTTTAGAAATTTACCAAAAATTTACCGGTGATGATCCCAAAAAAGTTCCCATGCGCATTTTCCCGGCCATGCACTACACGATGGGAGGGGCGTGGGTCGATTGGCCGGCAGCCGATGATCCAGACCGCTTTGAGCGCTATCGGCAAATGACCAATTTGCGAGGCTGCTTCAATATCGGTGAATCAGACTATCAATATCACGGCGCTAATCGTTTGGGAGCCAACGCTCTTTTAGCCTGTATTTTTAGTGGCCTGGTGGCAGGGCAGGAAGTGCCTAGATACTTGGACAATTTGAAGTCTAGTTATCATGATACGCCTGTAGCCGTATTTGAAGAGGCCTTAAAGGCAGAGCATGACATCAAGCAAGATATCCTTTCGCGCAATGGACCAGAAAATATCCACCAGCTGCACGATGAGTTGTCAGAATGGATGTTAGCGAACGTCACTGTTAAACGCGATAATCAAGGGCTGCAGAAGACGATGGACAAGTTGAAGGAACTAAGAGAGCGCTATAAGCACATTTCTTTGGATGATAAGAGTCAATTTGCCAATCAGACCTATGCTTTTGCCAATCAATTTGGCCCCATGCTGGAATTGGCCATGGTCATAACGAAGGGAGCGCTGCTTAGAGACGAATTTCGGGGGGCTCATTATAAGCCTGAATTTCCTGAGCGCGACGATGAAAATTGGCTGAAGACAACTCTTGCTAGTTACAGCCTGGCATTGGACGAGCCTACCATCACTTATGAACCTGTTGATTTGCGCCACCTAAAGCCTATCTTACGCGATTATACGCATGCCAAAAAAGTGAAGCCTAAATTAGAAAATATTCCAACCAACATTGTCTTGCCTATTTAA
- the ligD gene encoding DNA ligase D produces MPEAIKPMLATLVDEPFDNKDWIFEIKWDGYRTLAYIQKGDVSLLSRNNQSFNTRFSSLVKALRTIEMDAVLDGEIVVLNEDKKPSFQLMQNYQRNQKGMLVYYVFDLLYLQGYDLRDMPLLQRKELLKKLLPKNSQILFCDHVTGKGKAFFQSVLKQGFEGIIAKNAQSVYASGRSRNWLKIKTHQRQEAIICGFTAPRKSRKHFGSLILGVYDGGKLTYVGHTGSGFGEEKLKELYERLQKLAQDKCPFENVPKTNMNPTWAKPKLVCEISFAEWTNDKIMRQAIFIGIREDKSPTEVAFEKEVPTKEVLAESEDHPKVPSLKKKSSPKPLLHLKLTHLDKLYWPQEGYTKGDLIEYYREVSSLILPYLKDRPETLRRYPNGIGETSFYQKELFHAPSWIRTEPIHHEERKIRYLVIDDEESLLYAVNLGCIDLNPFNSRVQSLHQPDYLIIDLDPEDISFDHVLEVAQGVHHVLESWNVPNLCKTSGATGLHIYIPLGARYNYDEARQFGNLIAHVVHQALPKITSIERTPRNRQKKVYLDYLQNRFGQTVAAPYSVRPKPYAPVSTPLKWSEVKAGLQPTDFTIKNAVERFKKLGDLFQPILGKGIDLKKILEKVATGL; encoded by the coding sequence ATGCCGGAAGCGATTAAACCTATGCTGGCCACCCTAGTCGATGAGCCTTTTGACAATAAAGATTGGATTTTTGAAATTAAATGGGATGGTTATAGGACGCTTGCCTACATTCAAAAGGGAGACGTTTCACTCTTATCGCGCAACAACCAATCCTTTAATACCCGCTTCTCCTCGCTTGTCAAGGCATTAAGAACCATCGAAATGGATGCCGTTCTGGATGGCGAGATCGTCGTATTAAACGAAGATAAAAAGCCAAGCTTTCAGCTCATGCAAAATTACCAGCGCAATCAAAAAGGAATGCTCGTCTATTACGTATTCGATCTCCTCTATCTGCAAGGCTATGACTTGCGAGATATGCCCCTCCTCCAGAGAAAAGAGCTGCTTAAAAAGCTTCTCCCCAAAAATTCTCAGATCCTTTTTTGCGATCATGTCACAGGAAAAGGCAAAGCGTTTTTCCAATCGGTATTGAAGCAAGGCTTTGAAGGCATCATTGCCAAAAATGCGCAAAGTGTTTATGCATCGGGACGCAGCCGCAATTGGCTCAAAATCAAGACACATCAACGCCAAGAAGCTATCATCTGCGGTTTTACGGCCCCAAGAAAGTCGCGCAAGCATTTTGGGTCTCTCATCTTAGGTGTCTATGACGGAGGCAAGCTAACGTACGTTGGCCACACGGGCAGCGGTTTTGGAGAAGAGAAGTTAAAAGAGCTCTATGAACGCCTTCAAAAACTTGCACAAGACAAGTGCCCTTTTGAAAACGTTCCTAAAACGAACATGAATCCAACTTGGGCCAAGCCCAAACTCGTCTGTGAAATAAGCTTTGCCGAATGGACAAACGACAAGATCATGCGTCAAGCTATTTTTATTGGCATTAGAGAAGATAAAAGCCCTACAGAAGTCGCATTCGAAAAGGAAGTCCCGACAAAAGAGGTACTAGCGGAGTCCGAGGACCATCCAAAAGTCCCTTCGTTAAAGAAGAAAAGCAGTCCTAAGCCGCTACTCCATCTCAAATTAACCCACCTCGACAAACTCTATTGGCCTCAAGAGGGATACACCAAGGGAGATTTAATTGAGTATTACCGCGAGGTTTCTTCCCTCATTTTACCTTATCTAAAAGACCGCCCCGAAACCTTGCGGCGCTATCCAAATGGGATCGGAGAAACAAGTTTTTATCAAAAAGAACTGTTCCATGCTCCTTCTTGGATACGAACTGAACCCATTCACCACGAAGAGCGCAAGATCCGCTACCTTGTCATCGATGATGAAGAGAGCCTCTTATACGCGGTCAATTTAGGATGCATTGATTTAAATCCCTTTAATTCTCGCGTACAATCGCTGCATCAACCAGACTACCTGATTATCGATCTGGATCCAGAAGATATTTCTTTCGATCACGTTTTGGAAGTAGCCCAAGGTGTACATCACGTCTTGGAGAGCTGGAATGTTCCCAACCTTTGCAAAACGTCTGGCGCAACGGGCCTTCATATCTACATTCCATTAGGAGCCCGCTATAATTACGACGAAGCGCGCCAATTTGGCAATTTGATTGCTCACGTTGTCCACCAAGCGCTGCCAAAAATCACTTCCATTGAGCGCACTCCGCGCAACAGGCAAAAAAAAGTTTATTTAGACTACTTGCAGAACCGCTTCGGCCAAACAGTTGCCGCTCCTTACTCTGTAAGACCAAAACCCTATGCCCCTGTCTCTACCCCTTTAAAATGGAGCGAAGTCAAAGCCGGTTTACAACCGACAGACTTCACCATCAAAAATGCCGTCGAACGATTCAAGAAGCTGGGTGATTTATTTCAACCGATTCTTGGCAAAGGAATCGATCTTAAAAAGATCCTGGAAAAGGTTGCAACCGGTCTTTAA